Part of the Streptomyces antimycoticus genome, GCAGATCGCGCAGTGCGAGGAGCAGATCGGTGTCGCTGCCGGCGCCCGTCTCCAGGATCGCGATCCCGGCCGTGGCATGCGGGACGAAGATGTTGAGCAGGCCGTCGCCGCCGCCCGCCACCTCCCGTAGATACGCCTCGCAGTCGGCGGTGAGGTCGGCGACGGTCTCGGTGGAGCCGGTGGTGACGTTGATGGTGTGGGTACGGAATGTGCTCATGGAACCATCCTGGTACGCCACCGCGTAAAACTCCCGCAACAAAGGTCCGAGGGGCAAGACACCGTTGACCGGTTCCGGACACCGTCGCTAACTTCAAGGGCATGTCTACGTCAGCCCTGCTCACCACGCGCGGTCATATCGACCTGCTGCGGGTGGCGTCCGCCGCGTGTCCCGGCCTCCGCTGACCTTTCATCTCCCTCCCCACTCCTCCCGCTCGCCGCTGTCCCGTTCCGCCGTACCGCGCTGACCGTCGTGGCGTACGGGCATCGAGGCGTACCCCCTTTGTGGAGCCCCCATGTCCCCGGTTCTCGAACCGGTCGTGCCGCTTTCCGCGCGCCGCCGCCCCGTGCCGCGCTGGCTGCGCCGCACGACCGGACCCCTTCTGCTGCTGGTGCTCTGGCAAGTGTCCAGCGCCACCGCTGTGTTGCCCTCCGACATCCTGGCCTCGCCCGGCACCATCGCCGGTACCGCCTCCGACCTGCTCCAGGACGGCACCCTCCCGCACGCCATGCTGGTGTCGGTGCAGCGGGTGCTGATCGGGCTGCTGATCGGCGGGGTGGTCGGTGTCGCGCTCGCGCTGATCTCCGGGCTCTCCCGGCTCGGCGAGGACCTCGTCGACGCGAGTGTGCAGATGCTGCGCAGCATCCCCTGGGTCGGCATGATCCCGCTGTTCATCATCTGGATGGGCATCGGCGAGGCCCCGAAGATCGCGCTCATCGCACTGGGCGTCACCTTCCATCTCTATCTGAACGTCTACGCGGGAATCCGCGGCGTGGACGCCCAGCTCATCGAGGCCGGGACCGCCCTGGGGCTCGGCCGCTGGGGGCTGATCCGCCATGTGGTGCTGCCCGGGGCGCTCCCCGGCGCGATGACCGGCCTGCGCTACTCGCTCGCCACCGCCTGGCTGGCGCTGGTCTTCGGCGAGACCATCAACGCCGATGACGGGATCGGCTTTCTGCTCAACCGCGCGCGGGAGTTCTTCCAGACCGATGTGATCGTGGTCTGCCTGATCGTCTACGCCGCCCTCGGCCTGCTCGCCGATTTCATCGTCCGCACTCTGGAGAGGCTGCTGCTGCAATGGCGACCGAACTTCACCGGCAAGTGAGCTCCCTGGAAAAGGAGTTGGAGAAGGAGAAGGTGGCGGACGAGGTCGGCGAGGCGGCGGTGCGCGTTCGCTCGCTGACCCGCTCGTTCGACGGCCGCGCGGTCATCGACAACCTCCAACTCGACGTCGAAGCGGGCGAGTTCGTGGCACTGCTCGGCCGCAGCGGCTGCGGCAAGTCCACGCTGCTGCGGGTGCTCGCCGGGCTCGACCGGGAGATCGAGGGCGAGGTGCTGGTGCCGCGCCGCAAGGCCGTCGCCTTCCAGGCGCCGCGGCTGATGCCCTGGAAGCGGGTCTGGCGCAATGTGCTGCTCGGGCTGCCCGGCCGCCCGGGGCGGGCCGTGGCCGAGCGGGCGCTGACCGAAGTCGGCCTCGGCCACCGCTTCGACGCCTGGCCCAAGACCCTCTCCGGCGGTGAGGCCCAGCGCGCCTCGCTCGCCCGTGCGCTGGTGCGCGAGCCCGATCTGCTGCTGCTGGACGAGCCGTTCGGCGCACTGGACGCACTCACCCGGATCACCGCCCAGCAGCTGGTCGCCGAGTTGTGGCAGCGGCGCGGCTGCGCGGTGCTGCTGGTCACGCATGACGTGGAGGAGGCGCTGCTGCTCGCCGATCGCGTCCTGGTGATGGACGGGGGCGTCATCGCGCATCAGCTCCGGGTGGACCGGGACCGGCCGCGCGACATCGCCGATCCGCTCCTCGCCGAGCTGCGTACCGAGCTTCTGGACCGGCTGGGTGTGAAGGCCCCCGAGCCGACCGTCCACAAGGTCGCCTGACCGCGCCTGGTTCCCCCGTACTACCCGCACCACTTCACCCGATCGCGCCCTCTCGCGATCCCACTGACCTCTCGTGCTACCCGCACTTCCCAACCTTCCCGAACGGACCCCGCTGACATGAGACGGCGCATCCTCCCCGCCCTGTCCCTCCCCTCACCCTGCTGCTGTCCGCATGTGTCAGCTCATCGCCGCACAACGGCTCCGGCTCCTCCGGCAACACCGACGGCAAGGGCGATGTGACCCTCAACGTCGGGGACCAGAAGGGCAATGACGAGGCGGTGCTGCGCGCCGCGGGGCAGCTCGACAACCTTCCCTACAAGATCAAGTGGTCGACGTTCACCTCCGGCCCGCCGATCCTGGAGGCCGTGAGCGCCAAGGCCGTGGACATCGGCGGGGTGGGCAACACCCCGCCCGTCTTCGCCGCGGCCGCCAAGTCGGACATCAAGGTCGTGGCGGCCAAGCACGGCACGGCCGACGGCGAGGCGATCCTGGTCAAGAAGGGGTCGCCGCTGAAGAAGGCCACCGACCTCAAGGGCAAGTCGGTGGCGGTCGCTCAGGGCAGCTCGGCCCACTACCAGCTGGTCGCCTCGCTCGCCAAGGCCGGGCTCTCCATCAAGGACGTACAGGTCAAGTTCCTGCAGCCCGCCGACGCCCTGGCCGCCTTCACCCGCGGCAAGGTGGACGCCTGGGCCGTCTGGGACCCGTACACCTCCCAGGCGCTGCGCCAGTCGGACGGGCGGGTGCTCACCACGGGCAAGGGCGTGGTCAACGGCCTCAACTTCCAGGTCGCCAACCCCTCCTCCCTCGAGGACGCGAAGAAGGCGAGGGCCATCAAGGACTATCTCGGGCGGCTGCGCCGGGCCCAGGACTGGGTCTACCAGCACCCCGAGGCGTGGGCCAAGGTGTGGGGCAAGGAGACCGGGCTGCCGTACCAGGTGGCGCTGGACTCCGTGAAGCGGACCAACGGCACTCGGGTGTATGTCGCGGTCGACAAGTCCGCCGTCGCCTCCGAGCAGGAGATCGCGGACGCCTTCGCGAAGCTGAAGCTCACCCCGCGCCGCTTCCGGTTCGCCGATTACGTGGACACCCGTTTCAACAGCGATCTGCCGCCGTCCAGCTCCGCACCGCGCACCTATGGAAAGCGATCCTGAGACGCCCCTTTTCGGAAGCGCCGTATCGGGTAAGCGCGTCTGCATCGTCAACCGCGCGAAACACACCCGATGAAACGAGGTGAGCGTCATGCACACCGCCACGGCCCAGCGGACGGCTACCCCGCCGTCCGCACTCCGGGCGACCCTGGAGTGCCGCCCCGAAGCGGCCTCGCACGCACGGCATCTCACCGGCACCTTCCTGGAAAGCCTGCATCCGGCCCCCGATCAGGGCGCCGCCGAGGCGGTGGTGCTGGTCGTCTCGGAGCTTGTCACCAATGCCGTACGGCACTCGGGCGGCCGGTTCTGTTCGCTGCGCCTGTCGGCCCAGCCCGACGCCATCGCCATCGCCGTGGGTGATGCCAGCCGCGTACCACCCCACCGGCGCACTCCGGATGTCCGCGGAGAGGGCGGCGGATTCGGCTGGGCGATGATCTGCGACATGGCCACGGCCACGACCGTGAACGAGGAGCCGGGCGGCAAGACCGTGAACGCGATCGTCGCCCGGCATGGGCGGGCAAGGGTGCATGCCACTGCCCCGACACCGAGTTGACCTGCTCCGCCACCCACCTGACGACGCCCCGCCCGGGCCACCGGGCCCGAGCCGCGGAGCTGCGTGAGGCTCCGCGTCACAGCGTCGTTCCCTCCCCCGTCGCCCCCGTCTCCACCGCCGTTCGCGCACGGTCGACGGCCACGGCGATCCCGTCGAGGACGCGTTCGAGACCGAAGACGAAGTCATGGTCGGTCGCCGGATCGTCATACGCGCCATCGGGCGCCGCCTCGAACAGGCCCGAGGAGAAAAGCAGCGCCACCT contains:
- a CDS encoding YjbQ family protein, with amino-acid sequence MSTFRTHTINVTTGSTETVADLTADCEAYLREVAGGGDGLLNIFVPHATAGIAILETGAGSDTDLLLALRDLLPADDRWRHRHGSPGHGRDHVLPALVPPHATLPVIGGGLALGTWQSVCLVDTNVDNPDRRVRLSFLG
- a CDS encoding putative leader peptide, which translates into the protein MSTSALLTTRGHIDLLRVASAACPGLR
- a CDS encoding ABC transporter permease → MSPVLEPVVPLSARRRPVPRWLRRTTGPLLLLVLWQVSSATAVLPSDILASPGTIAGTASDLLQDGTLPHAMLVSVQRVLIGLLIGGVVGVALALISGLSRLGEDLVDASVQMLRSIPWVGMIPLFIIWMGIGEAPKIALIALGVTFHLYLNVYAGIRGVDAQLIEAGTALGLGRWGLIRHVVLPGALPGAMTGLRYSLATAWLALVFGETINADDGIGFLLNRAREFFQTDVIVVCLIVYAALGLLADFIVRTLERLLLQWRPNFTGK
- a CDS encoding ABC transporter ATP-binding protein produces the protein MATELHRQVSSLEKELEKEKVADEVGEAAVRVRSLTRSFDGRAVIDNLQLDVEAGEFVALLGRSGCGKSTLLRVLAGLDREIEGEVLVPRRKAVAFQAPRLMPWKRVWRNVLLGLPGRPGRAVAERALTEVGLGHRFDAWPKTLSGGEAQRASLARALVREPDLLLLDEPFGALDALTRITAQQLVAELWQRRGCAVLLVTHDVEEALLLADRVLVMDGGVIAHQLRVDRDRPRDIADPLLAELRTELLDRLGVKAPEPTVHKVA
- a CDS encoding ATP-binding protein; this translates as MHTATAQRTATPPSALRATLECRPEAASHARHLTGTFLESLHPAPDQGAAEAVVLVVSELVTNAVRHSGGRFCSLRLSAQPDAIAIAVGDASRVPPHRRTPDVRGEGGGFGWAMICDMATATTVNEEPGGKTVNAIVARHGRARVHATAPTPS